In Camelina sativa cultivar DH55 chromosome 16, Cs, whole genome shotgun sequence, a single window of DNA contains:
- the LOC104749831 gene encoding photosystem II reaction center W protein, chloroplastic codes for MASFTASASTVSAARPALLLKPTVAVSAPVLGLPPMGKKKGGVRCSMETKQEGNVSAMGAGVSAAATAALTAVMSNPAIALVDERMSTEGTGLPFGLSNNLLGWILFGVFGLIWTFYFVYTSSLEEDEESGLSL; via the exons atgGCTAGCTTCACTGCCTCCGCTTCCACTGTCTCCGCCGCTCGTCCGGCTCTTCTTCTCAAGCCCACCGTCGCCGTCTCCGCTCCGGTTCTTG GTTTGCCTCCAATGGGTAAGAAGAAGGGAGGAGTGAGATGCTCAATGGAGACAAAGCAAGAAGGAAACGTCTCAGCCATGGGAGCTGGAGTTTCAGCGGCAGCAACTGCTGCTTTGACCGCGGTGATGAGCAACCCGGCAATTGCATTGGTGGACGAGAGGATGTCTACAGAAGGAACAGGATTACCCTTTGGTCTCAGCAACAACCTCTTGGGTTGGATTCTGTTTGGAgtgtttggtttgatctggACTTTCTACTTCGTCTACACTTCTTCCCTCGAGGAGGATGAAGAATCTGGTCTCTCGCTCTGA